The following proteins are co-located in the Thermus thermophilus HB8 genome:
- the floA gene encoding flotillin-like protein FloA (flotillin-like protein involved in membrane lipid rafts) produces MEGLGIVFLAAVVLLFVFLFFSFIPVGLWISAWAAGVRVPLLTLVAMRLRRVPPAKIIYPLIKATKAGLDVRLDRLEAHYLAGGNVDRVVDALIAADKAGIKLTFDRAAAIDLAGRDVLEAVRVSVNPKVIQTPMVAAVAKDGIQLLATARVTVRANIDRLVGGAGEETIIARVGEGIVTTIGSANSHKEVLENPDRISKTVLEKGLDAGTAFEILSVDIADVDVGKNIGAQLQIDQAEADKKIAQAKAEERRAMAVAAEQENRALVEAMRAKLVEAQAQVPLALAEALRKGHLGVMDYYRLKNIEADTDMRESISRAAKPEGEE; encoded by the coding sequence ATGGAAGGACTGGGCATCGTTTTCCTGGCGGCGGTCGTCCTGCTTTTCGTCTTCCTCTTCTTCAGCTTCATCCCGGTGGGGCTTTGGATCTCGGCCTGGGCGGCGGGGGTCAGGGTCCCCCTCCTCACCCTGGTGGCCATGCGCTTAAGGCGCGTCCCCCCGGCCAAGATCATCTACCCCCTCATCAAGGCCACCAAGGCGGGGCTGGACGTGAGGCTGGACCGCCTCGAGGCCCACTACCTGGCCGGGGGGAACGTGGACCGGGTGGTGGACGCCCTCATCGCCGCCGACAAGGCGGGGATCAAGCTCACCTTTGACCGGGCGGCGGCCATAGACCTCGCGGGCCGGGACGTCCTGGAGGCGGTGCGGGTCAGCGTGAACCCCAAGGTCATCCAGACCCCCATGGTGGCCGCCGTGGCCAAGGACGGGATCCAGCTTCTCGCCACCGCCCGGGTCACGGTGCGGGCCAACATTGACCGCCTGGTGGGCGGGGCGGGGGAGGAGACGATCATCGCCCGGGTGGGGGAAGGCATCGTCACCACCATCGGCAGCGCCAACTCCCACAAGGAGGTCCTGGAGAACCCCGACCGCATCTCCAAGACCGTGCTGGAGAAGGGGCTGGACGCGGGCACCGCCTTTGAGATCCTCTCCGTGGACATCGCCGACGTGGACGTGGGCAAGAACATCGGCGCCCAGCTCCAGATTGACCAGGCGGAGGCCGACAAGAAGATCGCCCAGGCCAAGGCCGAGGAGCGGAGGGCCATGGCCGTGGCCGCCGAGCAGGAGAACCGCGCCCTGGTGGAGGCCATGCGGGCCAAGCTGGTGGAGGCCCAGGCCCAGGTGCCCTTGGCCCTGGCGGAGGCGTTGAGGAAAGGCCACCTTGGGGTGATGGACTACTACCGCCTGAAGAACATCGAGGCCGACACCGACATGCGGGAGTCCATCAGCCGCGCGGCGAAGCCCGAGGGTGAGGAATGA
- a CDS encoding NfeD family protein produces MKRLWALILLLPIALGKTYLVPIEGEIDPALAVFVEQALARAEREGASGVAFLIDTPGGRVDAAIRISDRILQTPLPTLAIVQNAFSAGALIALSCRQIVMLPGSEIGAALPVVALPLQEPQAADQKVISALKGKFRAVAEARGRPVELAEAMVDPNLEVPGLSAKGEPLTLSADKAVELKVADLKAASLYEALQAAGFSPEVERLAPGPRVQVARFLTSSTVAGLLLALGLLLLLVELFTPGFGVAGALGLAFLALYFAGGWLAGLSGAFELLLFLLGVALLLAEAFLFPGFGIAGVLGVGSILASVYFTFGENALLVLSVAVIALGLGLVLVFRYLPRTRPAQALVLESAIQGHATEEAVEVGAVGTALTDLRPGGVARFGAKRVDVVANRGFIPKGTPVRVVEVRGITVVVEPLEE; encoded by the coding sequence GTGAAAAGGCTTTGGGCTTTGATCCTCCTCCTCCCCATCGCCCTGGGGAAGACCTACCTCGTGCCCATAGAAGGGGAGATTGACCCCGCCTTGGCGGTCTTCGTGGAGCAGGCCCTCGCCCGGGCCGAAAGGGAGGGGGCGAGCGGCGTGGCCTTCCTCATAGATACCCCGGGGGGGCGGGTGGACGCCGCCATCCGCATCTCCGACCGCATCCTCCAGACCCCCCTCCCCACCCTGGCCATCGTCCAGAACGCCTTCTCCGCCGGGGCCCTCATCGCCCTCTCTTGCCGCCAGATCGTCATGCTCCCGGGCTCGGAAATCGGGGCCGCCCTCCCCGTGGTGGCCCTGCCCCTCCAGGAGCCCCAGGCCGCGGACCAAAAGGTGATCTCCGCCCTCAAGGGGAAGTTCCGGGCCGTGGCCGAGGCAAGGGGAAGGCCCGTGGAGCTCGCCGAGGCCATGGTGGACCCGAACCTCGAGGTCCCCGGGCTTTCCGCCAAGGGGGAGCCCCTGACCCTCTCCGCCGACAAGGCGGTGGAGCTCAAGGTGGCCGACCTCAAGGCGGCGAGCCTCTACGAGGCCCTTCAGGCCGCGGGCTTCAGCCCCGAGGTGGAGCGGCTCGCCCCGGGCCCCCGCGTCCAGGTGGCCCGCTTTCTCACGAGCTCCACCGTGGCGGGCCTCCTCCTCGCCTTGGGGCTCCTCCTCCTTTTGGTGGAGCTCTTCACCCCGGGGTTTGGGGTGGCGGGGGCCCTGGGGCTTGCCTTCCTCGCCCTCTACTTCGCCGGGGGGTGGCTTGCGGGGCTTTCCGGGGCCTTTGAGCTCCTCCTCTTCCTCCTCGGGGTCGCCCTCCTCCTCGCGGAGGCCTTCCTCTTCCCGGGCTTCGGCATCGCCGGGGTCTTGGGGGTGGGGAGCATCCTGGCCTCCGTCTACTTCACCTTCGGGGAGAACGCCCTCCTCGTCCTCTCCGTGGCCGTGATCGCCTTGGGGCTCGGCCTGGTGCTGGTCTTCCGCTACCTCCCGCGGACGAGGCCCGCCCAGGCCTTGGTCCTGGAAAGCGCCATCCAGGGGCACGCCACCGAGGAGGCGGTGGAGGTGGGGGCGGTGGGGACCGCCCTCACGGACCTGAGGCCCGGGGGCGTGGCCCGCTTCGGGGCCAAGCGGGTGGACGTGGTGGCGAACCGGGGGTTCATCCCCAAGGGGACCCCGGTGCGCGTGGTGGAGGTCCGGGGCATAACGGTCGTGGTGGAACCGTTGGAGGAGTAG